The following proteins are encoded in a genomic region of Streptococcus equi subsp. equi:
- the rpoE_1 gene encoding RNA polymerase sigma factor, translated as MVKGVLRGDKLLEFEDIYLEYKDDVYRFVNKLCCYQNSLSDDITQETFLKAYRNIAKFSGDSSIKTWLFTIAKNTFFTEIKKKKYENMSMESLEIVDAKGHDEPLDKIARRELLEITLTIIFNLPEKMQAVFLARIYSGDSYEKIAKDIGITVSSAKVLVFRARKHIKRQLREEYGYEV; from the coding sequence ATGGTTAAGGGTGTATTGAGAGGAGACAAGCTGTTGGAATTTGAGGACATATATTTAGAATATAAAGATGATGTTTATAGGTTTGTAAATAAGCTGTGCTGTTATCAAAATAGTTTATCAGATGATATTACTCAAGAGACTTTTCTAAAGGCTTATCGTAATATTGCTAAATTTAGTGGGGATAGTTCAATCAAAACATGGTTATTTACCATTGCAAAGAACACCTTCTTTACAGAAATTAAAAAGAAAAAATATGAGAATATGTCGATGGAAAGCTTAGAAATCGTTGATGCTAAAGGGCATGATGAACCACTTGATAAGATAGCAAGAAGGGAGCTGTTAGAGATTACACTAACGATTATTTTTAATCTTCCAGAGAAAATGCAGGCTGTCTTTCTGGCGAGGATTTATTCGGGAGATTCCTATGAAAAAATAGCTAAGGATATTGGCATCACAGTATCCTCTGCCAAGGTTCTTGTCTTTAGGGCAAGAAAACATATTAAAAGACAATTACGAGAGGAGTATGGCTATGAAGTATGA
- a CDS encoding membrane protein produces MKYDCELIQDLLPLYVDDTLSDYSRAVVEAHLTSCKDCQTDLADLRQDYSKVEEELQEYQAEVCAFSRFIRKQRQQMIVATISICLVTGILSSILTAHRIRAPYDYVAIDVGEHTQLNKEGLLSTARTTAKDHVALVYKHKAQKVNGSFEISELQARKIQQQLKQAMLKEANATDISSRQLDQSQKRLSCNQDDQLVYIISTDGRIYYFGR; encoded by the coding sequence ATGAAGTATGATTGTGAGTTGATCCAGGATTTGTTGCCATTATATGTAGATGATACGTTGAGTGATTATAGTAGAGCGGTTGTTGAGGCTCATCTGACAAGCTGCAAGGACTGTCAGACTGACTTGGCTGATCTTAGACAGGATTACAGTAAGGTTGAAGAAGAGCTTCAGGAATATCAGGCGGAGGTCTGTGCTTTTTCAAGGTTCATTCGTAAGCAGCGGCAGCAGATGATAGTGGCTACGATAAGCATCTGCCTTGTGACAGGGATTTTGTCCTCAATACTAACAGCGCACCGGATACGGGCACCCTATGACTATGTTGCCATTGATGTAGGAGAGCATACTCAGCTCAACAAAGAAGGGCTCCTGTCGACTGCTAGGACAACAGCTAAAGACCATGTGGCACTGGTCTACAAGCACAAGGCTCAAAAGGTTAATGGCAGCTTTGAGATTTCTGAGCTGCAAGCCAGAAAAATCCAGCAACAGCTCAAGCAGGCCATGCTCAAGGAGGCTAATGCAACTGATATTAGCAGCAGACAGCTAGATCAGTCACAAAAGCGCCTGTCTTGCAATCAAGACGATCAGCTGGTTTATATTATTTCAACAGATGGCAGGATTTACTATTTTGGCAGGTGA